A genomic window from Deltaproteobacteria bacterium includes:
- a CDS encoding VCBS repeat-containing protein has protein sequence MRLRKLLVPALVLVALLAAPAEARNPNFPAPIGVQTQDLSNSMYWPDDPSFPGRWDLWAWTPTAVQNNPNVSDVEKAAGIGMGLDAAFQRSTGDGNVIIAVLDSGFKWDNSDLLNKWYLNRKELPPPNRTDCVGTDPYDCNNDGVFNLSDYTTAQPGQLPSIALVADQTLLARADHGDVNHNGWLDPQDLIAIFSDGKDGFGTSVVDGNGYVDDICGWDFFWDDNDAFDDTGNGGQGYSHGNGTTSDSSEEGNNGTDDLGTCPKCSVLPVRSGDSFVGQTAAQGMAMYYAVGQGASVFQSAQITLNNNPFGQEAINYAWRHGAILVASSADETSMHQMYPANLEHTLCVDGHGYDSDNGWDDPAITTYINFSNGTNWGPHIAVSAVAGSSSQSTGRNAGIMGLIFSYAKQLGLNPPLSAPEAYQVMTMTTFDMNKPGSGQLKQFADGGSGYTDFYMGPGWDAHSGYGRPNVRAALDALHDGKIPPEVDITSPLWFDFFDPSRTPTLNITGLVDASRAANGFDYVVEAAYGLEPTDDQFHTVSTGSGTGHLDITTASLNLVGLVPNVDQAPGVDGRIYPNGGPFQFAVTLRIRATAHYGGSIGDVKGESRKTIWVHQDDDLLPGFPHKVANSGNPAAPTASGESSPKLVDLDGDGKDEIVFGSADGLIHAMHMDFTELPGFPVRVSKNPILTNHPGALIDDAGFNDAYQEIDAPPAVGDVDGDGKLDIVVATMEGEVHAVKLDGTELAGFPVKLGDDTLPLEVPDQVGKMKRAGEWTLSALPDGGNQVSQLDEVERGFFAAPVLADLDGDGKLDIVQAGLDGYVHVWNYQGHELPGFPVQVRDPQGGADGSQTLTTRGRIITTPAVGDVDGDGKPEILVGSNEVYDNNTSARAYLIKNTGASGTDWTTAYKPGWPVHLTALYGDLLPYVGRGNPDSPLIADIDGDGKPELFTHPVGTAAMAWDANGNQLLNTNSSITASNSTATSKQPVSTVIVNMGAVGDLDGDGLLEYVDGTVPLLDTLNGGHGNKRHDYDHQVTAWNAGLALQKAKAHGQPTALAAMLPAFPQLTTDYQFLTNYAIADITGDGFPEIISGNGGYLITAFDKDGHQPAGWPKLTGGWNMTTPAVGDLDGDGYLDVVTFSRNGYLWAWKTKGPANGKINWESYHHDLQNTGDYATPLVQRKGPTESPDAGSGGDTKKKGCGCGAGGAELLPFAIVSLLGLARRRRS, from the coding sequence ATGCGTTTGCGCAAGCTGCTGGTCCCCGCGCTGGTTCTCGTGGCGCTCCTGGCCGCCCCGGCCGAGGCCAGGAACCCGAACTTCCCCGCGCCGATCGGCGTGCAGACGCAGGATCTCTCCAACTCCATGTACTGGCCCGACGATCCCTCGTTCCCCGGCCGCTGGGATCTCTGGGCCTGGACGCCGACCGCGGTACAGAACAACCCCAACGTGTCCGACGTGGAGAAGGCCGCGGGCATCGGCATGGGCCTCGACGCCGCCTTCCAGCGCTCCACCGGCGACGGCAACGTGATCATCGCCGTGCTCGACTCCGGCTTTAAGTGGGACAACAGCGACCTGCTCAACAAGTGGTACCTGAACCGCAAGGAGCTGCCGCCGCCCAACCGCACCGACTGCGTGGGCACGGATCCGTACGACTGCAACAACGACGGCGTCTTCAACCTGAGCGACTACACCACCGCGCAGCCGGGCCAGCTCCCGTCGATCGCGCTGGTGGCCGATCAGACGCTGCTCGCGCGCGCGGATCACGGCGACGTGAACCACAACGGCTGGCTGGATCCGCAGGACCTCATCGCCATCTTCAGCGACGGCAAGGACGGCTTCGGCACCAGCGTCGTCGACGGCAACGGCTACGTCGACGACATCTGCGGCTGGGACTTCTTCTGGGACGACAACGACGCCTTCGACGACACCGGCAACGGCGGCCAGGGCTACAGCCACGGCAACGGGACGACCTCCGACTCGAGCGAAGAGGGCAACAACGGCACCGACGACCTCGGCACCTGCCCCAAGTGCTCGGTGCTCCCGGTGCGCTCGGGCGACTCGTTCGTGGGCCAGACCGCGGCGCAGGGCATGGCCATGTACTACGCCGTGGGCCAAGGCGCGTCGGTGTTCCAGAGCGCGCAGATCACGCTCAACAACAACCCCTTCGGCCAGGAGGCCATCAACTACGCCTGGCGTCACGGCGCCATCCTCGTGGCCTCCAGCGCCGACGAGACCTCGATGCACCAGATGTATCCCGCGAACCTGGAGCACACGCTCTGCGTCGACGGCCACGGCTACGACAGCGACAACGGCTGGGACGACCCGGCCATCACCACGTACATCAACTTCTCGAACGGCACGAACTGGGGTCCGCACATCGCGGTGAGCGCCGTCGCGGGATCGTCGAGCCAGAGCACCGGCCGCAACGCGGGAATCATGGGCCTCATCTTCTCGTACGCGAAGCAGCTCGGCCTCAACCCGCCGCTCTCCGCGCCCGAGGCCTACCAGGTCATGACCATGACCACCTTCGACATGAACAAGCCCGGCTCGGGCCAGCTCAAGCAGTTCGCCGACGGCGGCTCGGGCTACACCGACTTCTACATGGGCCCGGGCTGGGACGCGCACTCGGGCTACGGCCGGCCCAACGTCCGCGCCGCGCTCGACGCGCTCCACGACGGCAAGATCCCGCCCGAGGTGGACATCACCTCGCCGCTCTGGTTCGACTTCTTCGATCCCTCGCGCACGCCGACGCTGAACATCACCGGCCTGGTGGACGCGAGCCGCGCCGCGAACGGCTTCGACTACGTGGTCGAGGCGGCGTACGGCCTCGAGCCCACCGACGATCAGTTCCACACCGTCAGCACCGGCTCGGGCACCGGCCACCTGGACATCACCACGGCGTCGCTGAACCTGGTGGGCCTCGTGCCGAACGTGGACCAGGCGCCCGGCGTGGACGGCCGCATCTACCCCAACGGCGGCCCCTTCCAGTTCGCGGTCACGCTGCGCATCCGCGCCACCGCGCACTACGGCGGCAGCATCGGCGACGTGAAGGGCGAGTCACGCAAGACCATCTGGGTGCACCAGGACGACGACCTGCTCCCCGGCTTCCCCCACAAGGTCGCCAACAGCGGCAATCCGGCCGCGCCGACGGCCTCCGGCGAGAGCTCGCCCAAGCTGGTGGACCTCGACGGCGACGGCAAGGACGAGATCGTCTTCGGCAGCGCCGACGGCCTCATCCACGCCATGCACATGGACTTCACCGAGCTGCCCGGCTTCCCGGTGCGCGTGAGCAAGAACCCCATCCTCACCAACCACCCGGGCGCGCTCATCGACGACGCGGGCTTCAACGACGCGTACCAGGAGATCGACGCGCCGCCCGCAGTGGGCGACGTGGACGGCGACGGCAAGCTCGACATCGTCGTCGCCACGATGGAAGGCGAGGTGCACGCGGTGAAGCTCGACGGCACCGAGCTCGCGGGCTTCCCGGTGAAGCTCGGCGACGACACCCTGCCCCTCGAGGTGCCCGACCAGGTGGGCAAGATGAAGCGCGCCGGCGAGTGGACGCTCTCCGCGCTCCCCGACGGCGGCAACCAGGTCTCGCAGCTCGACGAGGTGGAGCGCGGCTTCTTCGCGGCGCCGGTGCTCGCGGACCTGGACGGCGACGGCAAGCTGGACATCGTCCAGGCCGGCCTCGACGGCTACGTGCACGTGTGGAACTACCAGGGCCACGAGCTGCCCGGCTTCCCGGTGCAGGTGCGCGATCCGCAGGGCGGCGCCGACGGCAGCCAGACGCTGACGACGCGGGGCCGCATCATCACCACGCCCGCGGTCGGCGACGTGGACGGCGACGGCAAGCCGGAGATCCTCGTGGGCTCCAACGAGGTCTACGACAACAACACCTCCGCCCGCGCCTACCTCATCAAGAACACCGGCGCCTCGGGGACGGACTGGACCACCGCCTACAAGCCCGGCTGGCCCGTGCACCTCACCGCGCTCTACGGCGACCTCTTGCCCTACGTGGGCCGCGGCAACCCGGACAGCCCGCTCATCGCCGACATCGACGGCGACGGAAAGCCCGAGCTCTTCACGCACCCCGTCGGCACCGCGGCGATGGCCTGGGACGCCAACGGCAACCAGCTCCTCAACACCAACTCCAGCATCACCGCGAGCAACAGCACCGCCACCAGCAAGCAGCCGGTGTCGACGGTGATCGTGAACATGGGCGCGGTGGGCGATCTCGATGGCGACGGGCTGCTGGAGTACGTCGACGGCACCGTGCCGCTCCTCGACACCCTCAACGGCGGCCATGGCAACAAGCGCCACGACTACGACCACCAGGTCACCGCGTGGAATGCGGGCCTGGCGCTCCAGAAGGCGAAGGCGCACGGCCAGCCCACGGCGCTCGCGGCGATGCTGCCCGCGTTCCCGCAGCTCACCACCGACTACCAATTCCTCACCAACTACGCGATCGCCGACATCACCGGCGACGGCTTCCCGGAGATCATCTCCGGCAACGGCGGCTACCTCATCACCGCCTTCGACAAGGACGGCCACCAGCCCGCCGGCTGGCCCAAGCTCACCGGCGGCTGGAACATGACCACGCCCGCGGTGGGCGATCTCGACGGCGACGGATACCTCGACGTCGTCACCTTCAGCCGCAACGGCTACCTCTGGGCGTGGAAGACGAAGGGCCCGGCCAACGGCAAGATCAACTGGGAGAGCTACCATCACGACCTGCAGAACACCGGCGACTACGCCACGCCGCTGGTGCAGCGCAAAGGCCCCACCGAGAGCCCCGACGCCGGCAGCGGCGGCGACACCAAGAAGAAGGGCTGCGGCTGCGGCGCAGGCGGCGCGGAGCTCCTGCCGTTTGCGATCGTGTCCCTCCTGGGCCTGGCGCGGCGCCGCCGGAGCTGA
- a CDS encoding bifunctional riboflavin kinase/FAD synthetase, protein MDVFRQIAEVRGALQGASLCLGNFDGVHLGHQALFATARIHAGRRGAKSAALTFDPHPAKVLAPDVAPRQISTLEQKLALMERCGLSAVVVQPFDRAFAAHTPADFEALLLETLKVGELVVGFDYTYGKARAGTVDTLRAACEARGAGFSVVPKVTVDGLPASSTKVRELLLDGKVAPAARLLDRHYALVGEVVRGAGRGRGIGFPTANLSTPAELIPGSGVYAVLARVDGKTWPAAVNIGRKPTVAGENEPITVEVHLIGFEGDLYGKQMEAVFLERLRGEQRFPGIDALKAQIGRDVERARGICQAHTPLPLDADV, encoded by the coding sequence GTGGACGTGTTCCGCCAGATCGCCGAGGTGCGTGGGGCGCTGCAGGGCGCGTCGCTCTGCCTGGGCAACTTCGACGGCGTGCACCTGGGACACCAGGCGCTCTTCGCCACCGCGCGCATCCACGCCGGCCGACGCGGCGCCAAGTCGGCGGCGCTGACGTTCGATCCGCACCCGGCGAAGGTGCTCGCGCCAGACGTCGCCCCTCGGCAGATCTCCACGCTCGAGCAGAAGCTGGCCTTGATGGAGCGCTGCGGTCTCTCGGCGGTGGTGGTGCAGCCCTTTGATCGCGCGTTCGCCGCGCACACGCCGGCCGATTTCGAGGCGCTGCTGCTGGAGACGCTGAAGGTGGGCGAGCTGGTGGTGGGCTTCGACTACACCTACGGCAAGGCGCGCGCGGGTACGGTGGACACGCTGCGCGCGGCCTGCGAGGCGCGGGGCGCGGGCTTCTCGGTGGTGCCCAAGGTCACGGTCGACGGGCTCCCGGCGTCGAGCACCAAGGTCCGCGAGCTGCTCCTCGACGGCAAGGTCGCGCCCGCCGCGCGCCTCCTGGACCGGCACTACGCGCTTGTGGGCGAGGTGGTGCGCGGGGCCGGGCGCGGGCGCGGCATCGGCTTTCCGACCGCGAACCTCAGCACCCCGGCCGAGCTCATCCCCGGCTCGGGCGTGTACGCGGTGCTCGCGCGCGTGGACGGCAAGACCTGGCCCGCGGCGGTGAACATCGGCCGAAAGCCCACGGTGGCGGGCGAGAACGAGCCCATCACCGTGGAGGTGCACCTCATCGGCTTCGAGGGCGACCTCTACGGCAAGCAGATGGAGGCGGTGTTCCTGGAGCGGCTCCGCGGCGAGCAGCGGTTCCCCGGCATCGACGCGCTCAAGGCACAGATCGGCCGCGACGTCGAGCGCGCCCGCGGGATCTGCCAAGCGCACACGCCGCTCCCGTTGGACGCGGACGTCTGA